One stretch of Harmonia axyridis chromosome 1, icHarAxyr1.1, whole genome shotgun sequence DNA includes these proteins:
- the LOC123675359 gene encoding FUN14 domain-containing protein 1-like: protein MLLKSIMGDTNEALIDKIFANINSAHPDCQLAVAAMTGYIYGIIMTKIGKTLALATGGGIILLQLANNHGIITIHYNKIVIPRNAAYMRTSVGDTFCHAIDSIFTFAKTNTVFSIGFIGGMLVGVGSCL from the coding sequence ATGTTACTGAAATCCATAATGGGCGATACAAACGAAGCCTTAATAGACAAAATTTTTGCAAATATCAACTCTGCCCACCCAGACTGTCAGCTTGCTGTTGCAGCTATGACCGGCTACATTTATGGAATTATTATGACCAAAATCGGGAAGACCTTAGCACTTGCCACGGGAGGAGGAATCATCTTGCTTCAGCTAGCGAACAATCATGGAATAATCACCATACACTACAACAAAATTGTGATACCGAGAAATGCTGCTTATATGAGGACCTCTGTAGGTGACACTTTTTGCCATGCCATCGATTCCATATTTACCTTCGCTAAAACGAATACAGTTTTCAGTATAGGCTTCATTGGAGGGATGCTGGTAGGTGTGGGCAGCTGTTTGTAG